Proteins from a single region of Sneathiella aquimaris:
- a CDS encoding amino acid ABC transporter substrate-binding protein, with the protein MKKASFIAVATAATFMAGAASAGTLDDVKAKGYIQCGITTGLAGFAAPNDKGVWEGFDVDFCRAMSAAVFGDPNKLKYTPTTAKERFTALQSGEIDVLARNTTWTFSRDVNLGFEFIGVNYYDGQGFMVKKALGVKSAKELDGARVCLQSGTTTELNLADYFASQGMKYDSVLFDTADEVREAYIKDTCDVYTTDQSGLYAQRSVIADPENHVVLPEIISKEPLGPLVRHGDNNWGDIARWTLNALIIAEELGVTQANVDEMKNSKNPSVQRLLGSSGDLGSQLGLSADWAYNAIKGVGNYGEIFAKHLGEGTSLNISRGLNELWSKGGILYAPPAR; encoded by the coding sequence ATGAAAAAGGCGAGCTTTATTGCTGTCGCTACAGCAGCTACATTTATGGCCGGCGCAGCAAGCGCGGGTACCCTGGATGACGTGAAAGCCAAAGGCTACATTCAGTGTGGTATCACAACAGGCCTGGCCGGTTTTGCCGCTCCAAACGATAAAGGTGTTTGGGAAGGTTTTGACGTGGATTTTTGTCGGGCGATGTCCGCCGCCGTCTTTGGCGATCCAAACAAACTAAAATATACGCCTACGACTGCTAAAGAACGTTTCACAGCACTTCAGTCAGGTGAAATCGATGTTCTTGCACGGAACACCACATGGACTTTCAGCCGTGACGTTAATCTTGGTTTTGAGTTTATTGGCGTGAACTATTATGATGGTCAGGGCTTCATGGTTAAGAAAGCTCTTGGCGTCAAGTCTGCAAAAGAACTCGACGGTGCTCGTGTTTGTTTGCAGTCTGGTACAACAACAGAACTGAACTTGGCTGACTATTTTGCCTCTCAGGGCATGAAGTACGATTCAGTGTTGTTTGATACAGCAGACGAAGTTCGTGAAGCTTATATCAAAGACACATGTGACGTATACACAACTGACCAATCAGGTTTGTATGCTCAGCGTTCTGTTATCGCCGACCCTGAAAACCACGTTGTTCTTCCAGAAATCATTTCAAAAGAGCCACTCGGCCCACTTGTTCGCCATGGCGACAACAACTGGGGCGACATTGCTCGCTGGACATTGAACGCTCTGATTATCGCTGAAGAACTCGGTGTTACTCAGGCCAATGTTGACGAAATGAAGAACTCTAAAAACCCAAGTGTTCAGCGTCTGCTGGGTTCCTCAGGTGATCTGGGTTCACAACTCGGCCTAAGCGCCGATTGGGCTTACAACGCGATTAAAGGCGTTGGTAACTACGGCGAGATCTTCGCGAAACATCTCGGTGAAGGAACATCTCTGAACATTTCTCGTGGTTTGAACGAGTTGTGGAGCAAAGGTGGTATCCTGTATGCGCCTCCAGCACGCTAA
- the metC gene encoding cystathionine beta-lyase yields MKDETKLVVAGRDPESNYGIVNVPVYHASTVLFDSLSDLQNRFKDRNDGKQAVTYGRVGTPTSWSLENAVAELEGGYRSQIFPSGLAACAHAMQAFLKAGDHLLMTDSVYGPSRTYCETVLKRFGVEVTYYNPLIGAGISELIRPNTRIVFVESPGSQTFEIQDIPAIADKTHKAGAIVMMDNTWASPLFYKPFEHGVDVSIQAGTKYIVGHSDVMMGLVTATKEAWPTLQAGANLSGQTAGPDDVYLAQRGLRTLSVRLKQHMENGIKVAEWLKGREEVHSVLHPALSDHPGHDLWKRDFLGASGLFSMRLNKLPKEALAAFLDDLKLFGMGYSWGGYESLILYADPSHSRTATNWDNTNPLIRLHIGLEDTGDLIEDLSEGFDRLRAKL; encoded by the coding sequence ATGAAAGACGAAACAAAACTGGTAGTTGCTGGCCGTGATCCTGAAAGCAACTATGGTATTGTTAATGTACCGGTTTATCATGCCTCTACGGTGCTGTTTGACTCTCTTTCAGATTTGCAAAACCGTTTCAAGGATCGCAATGATGGAAAACAGGCAGTCACCTATGGACGCGTCGGCACCCCTACCAGTTGGTCCCTTGAAAATGCCGTGGCGGAACTGGAAGGGGGATATCGTAGTCAGATTTTTCCGTCGGGTCTTGCTGCCTGCGCCCATGCTATGCAGGCATTTTTAAAAGCAGGTGATCACCTCCTCATGACAGACAGTGTCTATGGCCCAAGCCGGACATATTGCGAAACTGTCCTGAAGAGGTTTGGTGTAGAAGTGACTTACTATAATCCGTTAATCGGTGCCGGCATTTCAGAACTCATTCGCCCCAACACCCGGATTGTCTTTGTTGAATCGCCCGGTTCACAAACCTTTGAAATCCAGGACATCCCTGCAATTGCTGATAAAACGCATAAGGCCGGTGCCATCGTCATGATGGACAATACATGGGCTTCCCCGTTGTTCTATAAGCCTTTTGAGCATGGTGTCGATGTTTCCATTCAGGCCGGAACCAAGTATATCGTCGGCCATTCAGATGTGATGATGGGTCTTGTAACCGCGACGAAAGAGGCGTGGCCAACGCTGCAGGCAGGCGCTAACCTTTCAGGGCAAACAGCTGGTCCGGATGATGTGTATCTGGCGCAGCGTGGCCTTAGAACTTTGTCAGTACGCCTTAAACAACATATGGAAAATGGCATCAAGGTCGCTGAATGGCTGAAAGGCAGAGAAGAAGTACATTCTGTACTCCACCCCGCCCTTTCTGACCATCCAGGGCATGATTTATGGAAGCGCGATTTTCTGGGGGCTTCCGGCTTGTTTTCAATGCGTTTGAACAAACTTCCAAAAGAAGCACTGGCGGCCTTTCTTGATGACCTGAAACTTTTCGGTATGGGCTATTCCTGGGGAGGCTATGAAAGCCTGATCCTATATGCGGATCCTTCACACTCGCGAACAGCGACTAATTGGGACAATACAAACCCCTTAATCCGGCTCCATATCGGCCTTGAAGATACAGGCGATCTGATTGAAGATTTGTCAGAGGGTTTCGACCGTCTCAGGGCTAAATTATAA
- the hisI gene encoding phosphoribosyl-AMP cyclohydrolase, whose translation MNEKLVEILKFNDQGLIPAIAQQHDTGEILMMAWMNLDAIQETLNTGRVCYWSRSRSALWRKGESSGHIQTLKDFRVDCDGDTILLQVHQEGVACHTGRRNCFFYSVVDDTVSINSDVIVAPEDMYKK comes from the coding sequence ATGAACGAAAAACTGGTTGAGATTCTTAAATTCAATGATCAGGGTTTGATACCTGCGATTGCCCAGCAGCATGATACAGGGGAGATCCTGATGATGGCTTGGATGAATCTTGATGCAATTCAGGAAACACTGAACACCGGGCGGGTCTGTTATTGGTCCCGTTCCCGGTCTGCATTGTGGCGCAAAGGAGAAAGTTCCGGTCATATCCAGACGTTGAAGGATTTTCGCGTCGATTGCGATGGGGACACTATCTTGCTTCAGGTCCATCAAGAAGGGGTTGCCTGCCATACGGGCCGGCGGAACTGCTTCTTTTATTCTGTCGTGGACGATACTGTTTCAATCAATAGTGACGTTATTGTTGCCCCGGAAGACATGTATAAAAAATAA